In the genome of Arachis stenosperma cultivar V10309 chromosome 2, arast.V10309.gnm1.PFL2, whole genome shotgun sequence, the window taacataaagataattATAGTGTAGAATTAAgatgattgattaaaaaaaatcataatagaTACATTGCTAATAGATTGGCATTGAATTCAAAAGGTTTCATTAGAAGAATAGAGACAGTGaaacaatttttcttttttcttttaatcagAAATTTGGAAATATCCTCATATGTAGTCCCTTCTGCTTATTGTCTTATAAATAAGTTGTCCAAGTTCTTCACCACAATCTTCTTGCACATGATGCCCTGCCTGCAAAGTTGCAACAAAGTCAATCCTTGATTGCACCATTTCTGGACATAAAATGTGCTTAACAAACTATGATTCTTAAGCTAACACCTGTGTTATGAAAACATAACTGTTTTTCGaataagaaatttgaaaaatacaaCCAAAGATTCTCTAGATTTTTACGTAAACTCTAGAAAATCGCAAAAACTAATGTTAGGGAGacaatatctaaaattattttattgttgcAATATACAAAAGACAATATTATTATTCCAAAGATAATTGGTTAAAGAGATGAATTTTAAGAGCATATTATATAACAAAGGGTAAAGAATAATTTTTGTCCTAAAagtttgttaaaaattttgaaatactcttaaattttattttgtttcaattttgtcttagaaattttttatttgcatcaaatataccttTGACAGATAAGTTTTCAAAAAGCTTAGAGTCAATCCAGCAATAATGCATCCAACTATGTTCGACTTGCTTGTATTGAAGTTGTTTTTTGTGAAATTGTTACTGAATTTGTCCTAAATTTTTTGGAAAATTCGCCGCTAggagtatatttgatgcaaagaaaaaaCTTTTGAGACAAAattgtaacaaaataaaatttagcaaCCTTCAATGACAAAAAATTATTTGGAGACAATGCAACCTGAGATTTATGCTTTCTATAACAAGTTTCAGATTCAAAACTAAAatagtatttattatttttacctTTGGAACTTCAACAAGTGTATGATTGGAATCCTTACAGAAATTTTCCACTCCATCATAACTAAACCAACGGTCCCTTTGTCCCCAGCATATTGTTGTTTTCACTTTCCAACTTTGGTCTTTGAGTATTCTCTGCATATCCTCCACATACCGCTGAAGGAAAAGTGAAGCATACAAACCACCATCTTATCAGTTCAAAagaacaataataatgaaatCAATCTAGCGTGTacataaaaaatcaattatcaattagCCACTGTATATAGAAATACGTGTTTGatatcttataaaaaaattttgttattctGCTGTAACAAGATTATGATAGGTTTGATTTTTCTAGTAGTTGATTGTTTAGTTGCAGAAATGTGTGAatcaatatgtataaatatacacaaatacataatgGTTAATTTTTAGTGTACATAAAACCATTCTAAACAAATCTAAAGTGGATGACGAGGTTGTTATACCAACTTATCTACTTCCTAGAGTCTAATATCATCATATGTGATAAAAATTTGAGATTCATAAGAAACATGCAGATATTTGATGCacaaattgaaattttgaacCGGAGGGAGTATAAAGAACTGTTCAATGTTCACCTTGAGGTCTTTCTTCATGGTCCTGCTAAGTGCATTTAGTGCAAAACCTGAGGAGCCAGATGTGAGATAGGGTCTTCTATAAACCATTGCatcttcttctttcattttatAGGGGCCACAGCTTGTTAGAGCTTTGTCACTGGCTCTTAATGGATCCTATTCACAATTGAAACATAGTATGTAGAACCCTTGGGACCAACCTAACTATAAATTTCATTACGCCGATTTCCGTAGAGGTTAGACGATTTTACATAGACATTGTTTTGTAAAATGTGATACTAACTTCCTCTGTAAACATGAAACTATGGAGATTATTGTAAGGGTATGTGTGTAATATCACCTTAACCTCGGAGGAGACTAGTGTAATCTACTCAGGTGCAAttaacttcatgtgaagttgatagctgAAAGCCGTTAGATGACAATTTAGTCAAACATGTCAAATTATTTAACCACTCTCAGCTAttaacttcacatgaagttaaCTGTACCTGAGTTTCTACCATATGTTTTACTTGAGATTGAACAGGACATTATGAACATAAAACTATATACCTGTGAAAATATTTCACCTAGCAGAAAGTTGCTGAAAATGGATAATGTAGGAGGAAGCTTGGCATGTTGGGCTGTTAGCTTATAAAGTGAGAAGAGAAACTGAAGTTAGCAGTTGCTATGAAAAAGACTATCAAAATAAGAATATACTTTACATGCAGAACATGGTGTCCATGCTAAGGCACAGGCACTTATTCAGGGAGAAGCTCTCTTTATATTATTGATGATGTTATTAATACTTAATAGGATAAGTTTTGAAAGAAATATTCGATATTGACAAGTGAAATAAACGTACAGGTGGATTAAGGAGTATTAAGTTCTTGATCTTTTCCTGATTAGAGTTGGCATACTTAACTACAACTGGTGCAAAATATCcctgaaaagaaaaaagagaaaaagaaaaagaagaaagagattaGGGAGTTTCCTATCATTTGTCaaagaataaatatttttagtttagcTGGTGGATCCAAGCTTCTTAAGATCATAGGCAAACATACTTGAACAACAAGTGAGACTTTAGTAACAGCAAGTTCATCGATAAGCGATTCCAGTGATGACACATATTCTGAAGAGAAGGCAAATACTAAGTCTAGTGGagtaaatttaataaaactttatttgtataaaattataCTGAAGTCTATACCACCTAGATTGTCATAGTGCATGATGTACCGATGTATCGAGATAAGAAATTAATATTACTTAGAAATTTGAAAGAAATTACCATCCAGTGTGTAGTCAAATCCATATCTTGGTTGAGGCTTATCAGAGAACCCAAATCCTGAAAGAGGAGACTAAACGGAATGAATTTCGATAGCACAGCATTGGTTATTTGTGAAATCagtaaaattttcaaaatgttatAAACTTATAAATAAAAACATTGTGATCTTACCTAACCAGTCAAAAGCTATGGCATGATAGTCCTTGGAGAGAACTGGAAGAACTTTGCGATATGAATATGCCTGCAGAAGCATAAATTTGCCAGATTTTCTTCCTGAtcagaatataataataataataataatatcttatactatcttaaaaataaaatcacagaATCATTTAATCAACTTATTGATGAAGTAATCTTAGGAGTGGTCTTGTCTCTTCAATGTGTCAAATGTTGCACTATTACTTTATTCCAACTACTGGTTTCAAGAACCATTGAGTCAGTATGTTTTAACAAAGTTACAAAACAATATTACATCAACCTAAAGTTTCATTCTAGCTTTGTTCTACCTTTTTCCCTCATTCTCTGCCTTAATCCTATAATTTTAACAGATTATGAGAGTATGTCCTGTAAAAACACTGCTATCTTTTTCCCTAACATTCTGTCCACTATTCAATAGTACataaagaaaattcaaaatgaactCAAATCAGATCATTCATGATTGTGGATACAGGCTTGCGACGGATAAAATTACCTAATGAACAACAATGTGGATTTAGGATTATGAGAGCAACCATTAAAGTTTTGTACAGTAACATAATTTTGCAGATCAGTCTAGAAATTATTGACAAATAAAGCTGACCTGTGAAGGGAAACCATGGATTAGTATCACTGATGGATTATCTGCACTTCCAACTTCAACACAAAACCATCTATTGTATACATTTTGACAAAAATATGATTCAATCAGTTACCCTCAAAATAATACCATTCCACATTTTTTCTTGAAGCAAAGTTCAATAAATTCTAACAAGTCTTTTATCTATACTGTGGGATTGGTCAACATGGCAAATATTTTGTTCTCTTAACCAATGATCACGGGTGTCATAAAACCACTTACACCAATAATTTAAACCGTTAGATAGAGGCACATGAATGGTTATATATTTAACCATGGATTCAAGCCTTGGCAACGGaaaaaaagtattttataatattttaaccACTTTTGCCTACATGGCAGCACTTGGTCGGATATTCGTgtatattagagatataaccattaatGTTGCCTTCTCGTATCAGCTTAAGCTTTTGAGATGAGTGGTTTTATGATAGTGTAAACTCTTCTACATCAAAGCTTCTTTTACCTGAAAAAATCGCTACTAGCTTGAGAACCAGCACCCATAGTGAGCCCGAAAATTGGATCTTTTGCCTTTTCGCCACTGCCAGAACTTGAATAGGCTTTAACCTGAGAGCATCAGAATACTGATAAGGCCACAACAAATGTGACTTGAAATTACAACAATATTGCATGCAACACAAGGAAATGAAATAAATCAAGTACTTAACTTTACAACCAATATTCCTTCTTTCAATAAGTGTATATTCTAAAGTAATGAGCACTATACTTCAACAATATTTTTCTAAAAGGCACAACATTGCTATAGAATATTATAAAAATGCCCAGTTAAGAGCCTATTTTAGAGATAACAGGAAAAGGAAAAATTAAGCAGCAGCAAGAACAAGAACAAAGCCTTCAATCTTTTTCCAATAGGTGGCATTCATTTCTAGATCAAACAATGATGCTGTATACATATTACATAGTCATTCATCCACCTCTACCCGAAAAACTCAAGCTTAGTATTTGACAACGAATGATTCATGACATGATATTAAAGACTATATAACTAACTAGCCTATAATCTAATTTATCTACCCCTATCATAAACTATGTGTCCATGTAAGGAATGGATGAAAAACAAATATTAGTTACCATTTTCCCTTGTTTAAACCACTCATCACTT includes:
- the LOC130961709 gene encoding uncharacterized hydrolase YNR064C isoform X1 — protein: MIIQTLHSSPTFHGFSSFHSHLSCSSSSSSPFLAKRFLSFVPFPSRNPLLKFNSTSNDSTPDQDYLLDAPESVGDGFSFSGGKYSDEPSPSDEWFKQGKMVKAYSSSGSGEKAKDPIFGLTMGAGSQASSDFFRWFCVEVGSADNPSVILIHGFPSQAYSYRKVLPVLSKDYHAIAFDWLGFGFSDKPQPRYGFDYTLDEYVSSLESLIDELAVTKVSLVVQGYFAPVVVKYANSNQEKIKNLILLNPPLTAQHAKLPPTLSIFSNFLLGEIFSQDPLRASDKALTSCGPYKMKEEDAMVYRRPYLTSGSSGFALNALSRTMKKDLKRYVEDMQRILKDQSWKVKTTICWGQRDRWFSYDGVENFCKDSNHTLVEVPKAGHHVQEDCGEELGQLIYKTISRRDYI
- the LOC130961709 gene encoding uncharacterized hydrolase YNR064C isoform X2, with amino-acid sequence MQDYLLDAPESVGDGFSFSGGKYSDEPSPSDEWFKQGKMVKAYSSSGSGEKAKDPIFGLTMGAGSQASSDFFRWFCVEVGSADNPSVILIHGFPSQAYSYRKVLPVLSKDYHAIAFDWLGFGFSDKPQPRYGFDYTLDEYVSSLESLIDELAVTKVSLVVQGYFAPVVVKYANSNQEKIKNLILLNPPLTAQHAKLPPTLSIFSNFLLGEIFSQDPLRASDKALTSCGPYKMKEEDAMVYRRPYLTSGSSGFALNALSRTMKKDLKRYVEDMQRILKDQSWKVKTTICWGQRDRWFSYDGVENFCKDSNHTLVEVPKAGHHVQEDCGEELGQLIYKTISRRDYI